A genome region from Cardiocondyla obscurior isolate alpha-2009 linkage group LG14, Cobs3.1, whole genome shotgun sequence includes the following:
- the LOC139108081 gene encoding zinc finger protein 271-like: MRSTTLITENTKETSEKDTRDLSSNCSMLKNDQKVKLNAAEYQNKFVKSYTCDNCQRVFKRKHHLTRHVTNCKHHDSTNEEDLKLRTRTKMIEKKKETDENLTKETDQLEDTQNTAHEESSFSSKLKKRSQIYSCGYCEHTTEKRKLLKVHLTEAHPDVAKRSRKSFIATETVLRARMEHDGKVYYHCNECGKNLSSPYTFYWHLYIHTGERSFTCHLCGKRFRVHQGLTRHLKETHAGIKNVPCDLCGRMFSTRRYAEDHRRIHTGERPYVCNVCGKTFKQKASLFVHNRTHTDVFPFKCSHCDQTFRTRPPLILHMTKHTGEKPHACDVCGRRFRIKYELKRHRLIHSDEKPWRCTDCSLSFRQKRYLVNHRKLNHELPRSSTIS; this comes from the coding sequence ATGAGAAGCACGACGTTGATTACAGAAAACACTAAAGAGACGTCGGAAAAAGACACTCGCGATTTGTCGAGTAACTGCAGTATGCTGAAAAATGATCAAAAAGTAAAGTTAAATGCCGCagaatatcaaaataaatttgtaaagagCTACACGTGTGATAACTGTCAGCGCGTTTTCAAACGAAAGCATCATTTGACACGCCACGTAACAAATTGCAAACACCACGACTCAACCAACGAAGAAGACTTGAAATTAAGAACACGTACTAAAATGAttgaaaagaagaaggaaacagatgaaaatttgacaaaagAAACGGATCAACTGGAAGATACTCAGAATACAGCCCACGAAGAATCTTCCTTTTCGTCAAAATTGAAAAAACGATCTCAAATTTATTCATGCGGTTATTGCGAGCACACTacggagaagagaaaattattaaaagttcaTCTGACGGAGGCTCATCCCGACGTCGCGAAAAGGAGTCGAAAGTCTTTCATAGCCACGGAGACTGTGCTGCGCGCCCGAATGGAGCATGACGGCAAAGTATATTACCATTGCAACGAGTGTGGCAAGAACTTAAGTTCGCCGTACACCTTCTACTGGCATCTGTACATTCACACGGGTGAGCGGTCATTCACGTGCCATTTGTGCGGCAAGCGGTTCCGCGTGCACCAAGGTTTAACGCGGCATCTGAAAGAAACCCACGCCGGCATCAAGAACGTGCCGTGCGACTTGTGCGGACGCATGTTTTCAACGCGACGTTACGCCGAGGACCACAGACGCATTCACACGGGCGAGCGGCCGTACGTTTGCAACGTCTGTGGCAAAACGTTCAAGCAGAAGGCCTCTTTATTCGTTCACAATCGCACGCACACGGATGTGTTCCCGTTCAAGTGCAGCCACTGCGATCAGACTTTCCGCACGCGGCCGCCGCTAATATTACATATGACCAAGCACACGGGTGAAAAGCCGCACGCCTGCGACGTATGCGGTCGTCGCTTTCGCATCAAGTACGAGTTAAAGCGACATCGGCTGATCCATTCCGACGAAAAACCCTGGCGCTGCACCGATTGCAGTCTCTCGTTTCGCCAGAAGCGCTACTTAGTTAATCATAGGAAGCTTAATCACGAGCTGCCTCGCAGCTCGACCATCTCCTAA
- the LOC139108076 gene encoding aminopeptidase NAALADL1 isoform X2, producing the protein MHRVLSFQMSRNIGESSEYVTKRLCFSFLFSVGFLCLLCGFLLGRFVVERSLEAQAQKLRGELAGNGLQSIEYLQQLMLQELENAPFDYDHTITNQLDEDMRRISGLLSNLSFVHKVSKRASCICATIRGLREPDRYIIFSVDENGISIALELARVLDRLSTAHNWKPRRSLVFCVSFLSSNICPQTVLKFVWRKAVAYTTVHDHFVRGNNHMALSGSDVMRSIAVEAIKTIPGDNNWTHLEHEAYGPRLPLDIPQVICSFNDNNFAYRHDIQNSRLRDVTLAQMISQTIWRLSESTVIQWDPKYFNNTINKILESIDTDRFQDAKVKLIKTLKILLTAVKALNAEIDAAENVQILHARMWNDLILDLDKALLCPDKIDSHSKTDLTMFRESISESTTLAYLNQITKCYENAIQILQERTS; encoded by the exons ATGCATCGAGTCCTCAGTTTTCAAATGAGTCGCAATATCGGTGAATCCAGCGAATATGTGACCAAGCGGTTGTGCttctcgtttctcttttctgtcGGATTTCTGTGTCTTCTCTGCGGCTTTTTGCTGGGTCGCTTCGTCGTCGAAAGATCATTAGAAGCCCAGGCGCAGAAGTTGCGCGGCGAACTGGCCGGAAATGGTCTCCAGAGCATAGAGTACCTTCAGCAGCTGATGCTCCAGGAATTGGAGAACGCGCCGTTCGACTATGATCACACGATAAC AAATCAGCTGGATGAAGACATGCGACGCATTAGTGGGCTCCTTTCCAACTTGTCGTTCGTTCATAAAGTTTCTAAACGTGCATCATGCATTTGCGCGACTATTCGCGGTTTGCGAGAACCAG ACAGATATATCATCTTTTCCGTTGACGAGAACGGTATCTCTATAGCTTTAGAATTGGCACGAGTCTTAGACAGACTTTCTACAGCACATAATTGGAAGCCACGACGAAGTCTGGTCTTCTGCGTATCCTTTTTATCCTCTAACATCTGTCCGCAAACAGTGCTTAAATTTGTGTGGCGAAAAGCCGTGGCTTACACCACAGTACATGATCACTTCGTTCGAG GGAACAATCACATGGCTTTATCCGGATCGGACGTCATGCGATCTATAGCCGTCGAAGCCATCAAGACAATTCCGGGCGATAATAATTGGACGCATCTCGAACATGAGGCGTACGGTCCTCGGCTTCCTTTAGATATTCCCCAAGTGATATGTTCGTTC aatgataataattttgcatacCGTCATGACATCCAAAATTCTCGACTGCGCGATGTAACTCTGGCACAGATGATTAGCCAAACTATATGGCGATTGTCTGAAAGCACAGTCATTCAATGGGATccaaagtattttaataataccatTAATAAGATATTGGAATCGATTGACACCGACAGATTTCAGGATGCAAAGG taaagttaattaaaacgttgaaaatattacttactGCCGTAAAAGCACTTAATGCAGAAATTGACGCGGCAGAAAACGTCCA GATACTACACGCGAGAATGTGGAATGATCTGATTTTGGATTTGGATAAGGCACTTTTGTGTCCCGACAAAATTGATTCGCATTCTAAAACCGATCTAACAATGTTTCGCGAATCTATCAGCGAGTCCACTACATTAGCCTACCTCAATCAAATAACAAAATGTTACGAAAATGCTATACAAATTCTGCAAGAAAGAACGAGTTAA
- the LOC139108076 gene encoding aminopeptidase NAALADL1 isoform X1, which produces MHRVLSFQMSRNIGESSEYVTKRLCFSFLFSVGFLCLLCGFLLGRFVVERSLEAQAQKLRGELAGNGLQSIEYLQQLMLQELENAPFDYDHTITNQLDEDMRRISGLLSNLSFVHKVSKRASCICATIRGLREPDRYIIFSVDENGISIALELARVLDRLSTAHNWKPRRSLVFCVSFLSSNICPQTVLKFVWRKAVAYTTVHDHFVRGNNHMALSGSDVMRSIAVEAIKTIPGDNNWTHLEHEAYGPRLPLDIPQVICSFNDNNFAYRHDIQNSRLRDVTLAQMISQTIWRLSESTVIQWDPKYFNNTINKILESIDTDRFQDAKVKLIKTLKILLTAVKALNAEIDAAENVQILHARMWNDLILDLDKALLCPDKIDSHSKTDLTMFRESISESTTLAYLNQITKCYENAIQILQERTNKYI; this is translated from the exons ATGCATCGAGTCCTCAGTTTTCAAATGAGTCGCAATATCGGTGAATCCAGCGAATATGTGACCAAGCGGTTGTGCttctcgtttctcttttctgtcGGATTTCTGTGTCTTCTCTGCGGCTTTTTGCTGGGTCGCTTCGTCGTCGAAAGATCATTAGAAGCCCAGGCGCAGAAGTTGCGCGGCGAACTGGCCGGAAATGGTCTCCAGAGCATAGAGTACCTTCAGCAGCTGATGCTCCAGGAATTGGAGAACGCGCCGTTCGACTATGATCACACGATAAC AAATCAGCTGGATGAAGACATGCGACGCATTAGTGGGCTCCTTTCCAACTTGTCGTTCGTTCATAAAGTTTCTAAACGTGCATCATGCATTTGCGCGACTATTCGCGGTTTGCGAGAACCAG ACAGATATATCATCTTTTCCGTTGACGAGAACGGTATCTCTATAGCTTTAGAATTGGCACGAGTCTTAGACAGACTTTCTACAGCACATAATTGGAAGCCACGACGAAGTCTGGTCTTCTGCGTATCCTTTTTATCCTCTAACATCTGTCCGCAAACAGTGCTTAAATTTGTGTGGCGAAAAGCCGTGGCTTACACCACAGTACATGATCACTTCGTTCGAG GGAACAATCACATGGCTTTATCCGGATCGGACGTCATGCGATCTATAGCCGTCGAAGCCATCAAGACAATTCCGGGCGATAATAATTGGACGCATCTCGAACATGAGGCGTACGGTCCTCGGCTTCCTTTAGATATTCCCCAAGTGATATGTTCGTTC aatgataataattttgcatacCGTCATGACATCCAAAATTCTCGACTGCGCGATGTAACTCTGGCACAGATGATTAGCCAAACTATATGGCGATTGTCTGAAAGCACAGTCATTCAATGGGATccaaagtattttaataataccatTAATAAGATATTGGAATCGATTGACACCGACAGATTTCAGGATGCAAAGG taaagttaattaaaacgttgaaaatattacttactGCCGTAAAAGCACTTAATGCAGAAATTGACGCGGCAGAAAACGTCCA GATACTACACGCGAGAATGTGGAATGATCTGATTTTGGATTTGGATAAGGCACTTTTGTGTCCCGACAAAATTGATTCGCATTCTAAAACCGATCTAACAATGTTTCGCGAATCTATCAGCGAGTCCACTACATTAGCCTACCTCAATCAAATAACAAAATGTTACGAAAATGCTATACAAATTCTGCAAGAAAGAACGA ataaatatatatga